A single region of the Methanococcoides sp. AM1 genome encodes:
- a CDS encoding iron ABC transporter permease, with product MELIEGEMDELKGDTLPLAYTGYIRKKISFMIISSILLFLLLGYSIAVGAANISFTDVMAALLGYDVGNISTIIWNIRLPRALTAIVSGIGLSVAGVALQSILRNPLGSPYTLGISHAAAFGAAFSVIVLGSGTMRSTGADAVMLNNPYMTTAVAFLFSMIATFILITIARYRNASPEVMILTGVALASLFTAGTMFLQYFADDVQLAAVVFWTFGDVGRADWGDLGILTAVTVPSLIYFLLNRWNYNAIDAGDETAKGLGVNVEKVRLWGMLVASLMTAFVVAFLGVIGFVGLVCPHIARKFVGDEQRFLLPASCLTGGLLLLAADTAARLMLAPHELPVAILTAFMGAPLFLYLLIRGYQH from the coding sequence ATGGAACTAATAGAAGGTGAAATGGATGAGCTAAAGGGAGATACACTTCCTTTGGCATATACAGGTTACATAAGAAAGAAGATCTCCTTTATGATAATCTCATCGATCCTTCTGTTCCTGTTACTTGGCTATTCCATAGCTGTAGGTGCAGCAAATATATCTTTTACAGATGTTATGGCTGCACTGCTTGGCTACGATGTTGGAAATATTTCCACCATCATATGGAATATACGTCTTCCAAGAGCACTGACAGCCATTGTTTCAGGTATAGGATTATCGGTTGCAGGTGTCGCACTCCAATCCATCCTGCGAAACCCGCTTGGTTCCCCTTACACACTGGGCATCTCACATGCCGCCGCATTCGGTGCAGCATTCTCTGTAATCGTCCTTGGAAGCGGTACTATGAGAAGTACAGGAGCTGATGCGGTCATGCTGAACAACCCTTACATGACAACAGCAGTTGCATTCTTATTCTCCATGATAGCAACATTCATCCTGATTACTATCGCAAGGTACAGGAATGCCTCCCCGGAAGTTATGATCCTCACAGGGGTTGCACTGGCATCTCTTTTTACTGCAGGCACAATGTTCCTTCAGTATTTTGCAGACGATGTTCAGCTTGCAGCAGTCGTTTTCTGGACCTTCGGGGACGTCGGGCGGGCCGATTGGGGAGACCTTGGAATACTAACAGCCGTCACTGTTCCTTCATTGATCTATTTCCTGCTTAACCGATGGAACTACAATGCCATCGATGCAGGAGATGAAACTGCCAAAGGACTTGGCGTTAACGTCGAAAAAGTCCGCCTCTGGGGTATGCTCGTCGCATCCCTGATGACAGCTTTTGTTGTTGCTTTTCTAGGTGTGATCGGTTTTGTCGGACTGGTCTGCCCGCATATTGCACGCAAGTTCGTGGGTGATGAGCAAAGGTTTCTCCTGCCGGCATCCTGCCTTACAGGTGGACTGCTGCTACTTGCTGCGGATACAGCTGCGCGTCTTATGCTCGCACCACACGAGCTACCGGTGGCTATACTGACCGCTTTTATGGGTGCTCCATTATTCCTTTACCTGCTTATCAGGGGGTATCAGCACTAA
- the mtaA gene encoding methylcobamide:CoM methyltransferase MtaA codes for MTDLTPKERFMRALEGKDVDKVPVCSVTQTGTIELMHITGANWPEAHFDAEKMATLAIAGHEIAGLEAVRYPFDGTDIPQTLGCKIIEGTYDTQPSIVDFPCKKSKDVNDLDIPENLLECERVATLLKTTDLVKERIDDDIPIVAGMLGPAALAMSLVGAKNYLMWFISKPDTIKELLTIGTDICIEYSNALFEHGADVVCLPDSEAGPDLIPPEFFETMILSEYKRLNQKVHGKTIAHICGDASDILEPLSTSGFDGISIEEKVDVGYAKSIIGNKACLIGNISPVHTLLGMPPEGVKEEAKSCIDDGIDILAPGCGLAPHTSLKNLKAFVDARDEYYLKKES; via the coding sequence TTGACAGATCTAACACCAAAAGAAAGATTCATGCGAGCTTTAGAAGGTAAAGATGTAGACAAGGTCCCAGTCTGTTCAGTTACCCAGACAGGCACTATCGAACTTATGCACATTACAGGTGCAAATTGGCCGGAAGCACATTTTGATGCGGAGAAAATGGCAACCCTTGCAATTGCAGGACATGAGATCGCAGGACTTGAAGCTGTACGCTATCCTTTTGATGGAACTGATATTCCTCAGACACTCGGCTGCAAGATAATCGAAGGAACCTACGATACACAGCCATCGATCGTTGATTTCCCCTGTAAAAAATCGAAAGATGTGAACGATCTGGATATTCCTGAGAATCTCCTTGAATGTGAAAGGGTAGCGACCCTCCTGAAAACAACAGATCTAGTAAAAGAACGTATCGATGACGACATTCCGATAGTTGCAGGGATGCTAGGACCTGCAGCACTTGCAATGTCACTGGTTGGTGCAAAAAACTACCTCATGTGGTTCATTTCAAAACCCGACACCATAAAGGAACTGCTAACAATAGGCACTGACATTTGCATAGAATATTCAAATGCTCTTTTTGAACATGGGGCTGATGTGGTCTGCCTTCCTGATTCCGAAGCCGGACCCGATCTGATACCACCTGAGTTCTTTGAAACGATGATCTTGTCCGAGTATAAGAGACTCAATCAGAAAGTACACGGGAAGACAATAGCACATATTTGCGGAGATGCTTCTGATATTCTTGAACCTCTGTCAACTTCCGGCTTTGATGGCATAAGTATAGAGGAAAAGGTCGATGTCGGATATGCAAAAAGCATTATCGGGAATAAAGCCTGCCTTATCGGAAATATTTCACCAGTACATACGCTTCTTGGAATGCCTCCGGAAGGGGTAAAGGAAGAAGCAAAATCATGTATTGATGATGGAATCGATATCCTTGCACCAGGATGTGGATTAGCTCCGCATACGTCTCTTAAGAATTTGAAAGCATTTGTTGATGCAAGGGATGAATATTACCTGAAGAAAGAGAGCTAA
- a CDS encoding cupredoxin family copper-binding protein codes for MMKALIVFIVLLTTILMAGCVQDSEQPAQETDITTPEDTDEDTTEEEVVQDAEDDMEITDNVDETLSKDHEVLIEDFEFKPATLQISVGDTVTWINMDSAPHTATSNDEGFDSGSLSKGESFSFTFEEEEIFDYICTFHPYMEGEITVEA; via the coding sequence ATGATGAAAGCATTAATTGTATTTATCGTTCTATTGACGACAATATTAATGGCAGGATGTGTACAGGATAGCGAACAACCTGCACAGGAAACAGACATAACCACACCTGAAGATACTGATGAAGACACAACAGAAGAAGAAGTTGTACAAGATGCTGAAGATGATATGGAGATCACCGACAATGTCGATGAAACCCTGTCAAAAGATCATGAGGTGCTGATCGAGGACTTTGAGTTCAAACCTGCCACACTTCAGATATCGGTTGGTGACACTGTCACATGGATCAATATGGATTCAGCACCACACACAGCAACTTCTAACGATGAAGGTTTCGATTCAGGAAGCCTTTCAAAAGGTGAAAGTTTCAGCTTTACTTTCGAAGAAGAGGAAATTTTTGATTATATATGCACTTTCCATCCTTATATGGAAGGAGAGATCACAGTCGAAGCTTAA
- a CDS encoding small ribosomal subunit Rsm22 family protein, with protein sequence MPKNNILSVLKYVSRMKKEFMLSEIKDYIEEEMSTQDIYEAVSPFLFDLKINATPQDEDFRMTRALSKEKLELTVEEQGRTRSFFRTPVVSQQLQKTIEQYIKYKTTKDWDDPLVLEKIRKAIIAQKNSYWKSGKSRNISYEKGYSILAYLAYQFPVYFVQFEHILYSMALDGMLKTRMKILDIGTGPGTVPLSIIDFYKRLDVAEASIHSVELYDENIEAYDFIVPEYAKNKARVSVEKPIKANIVDLKPENIPDKIDLMIFSNVLNEIKELSIEQKAELVKKLSEKLSGDGNIILIEPADRVNSTDFRKLTLALKNLGLGIYSPCSFIWCRGCNPDECWSFEQKEDIKLPLLMSKLAECEEPFRYLNTDIKFSYAIMRKDNLSKVSYKVPLKAKFARLSDMKKYVDKRINVVCSLMSGDLGDDKYSVYKVCDGTSNKQVYAVLPSHNVVYENALLKEESYGNVLELHNVLVKYNKDKGAYNLLLSKQSIVKKAE encoded by the coding sequence ATGCCCAAAAATAATATACTCTCTGTGCTGAAGTACGTTTCACGCATGAAAAAAGAGTTCATGCTATCGGAGATAAAGGATTACATAGAAGAAGAGATGTCAACACAGGACATCTATGAAGCCGTATCACCATTCTTATTCGACCTTAAGATCAATGCAACTCCCCAGGATGAAGATTTCAGGATGACCCGCGCTCTCAGTAAAGAAAAACTGGAGCTTACAGTTGAAGAGCAGGGAAGGACCAGGTCATTCTTCAGGACTCCTGTTGTATCACAACAACTCCAGAAAACTATTGAGCAGTACATCAAATATAAGACGACAAAGGACTGGGATGACCCTCTGGTTCTGGAAAAAATAAGAAAAGCGATAATCGCACAGAAGAATTCCTACTGGAAATCAGGAAAGTCCAGGAATATCTCCTATGAGAAGGGCTATAGCATTCTTGCCTATCTTGCTTACCAGTTTCCGGTCTATTTCGTACAGTTCGAACACATTCTCTACAGCATGGCACTTGATGGCATGTTGAAGACAAGGATGAAGATCCTTGACATAGGCACCGGTCCGGGTACAGTACCACTCTCTATTATTGATTTCTATAAGCGGCTTGACGTGGCAGAAGCATCTATCCATAGTGTTGAACTCTACGATGAGAACATCGAGGCATATGATTTCATCGTACCGGAATATGCAAAGAATAAAGCAAGGGTGTCCGTGGAAAAGCCCATTAAGGCCAATATCGTGGACCTTAAGCCCGAAAATATTCCTGACAAGATCGATCTGATGATATTCTCCAACGTTCTCAATGAGATCAAGGAACTTTCAATTGAGCAGAAGGCAGAGCTTGTTAAAAAACTGTCCGAGAAGCTCTCAGGCGATGGTAATATTATTCTTATTGAGCCTGCAGACAGGGTGAATTCAACCGATTTCAGGAAGCTGACACTTGCTCTTAAGAATCTTGGTCTTGGTATATACAGTCCATGTTCCTTTATCTGGTGCAGAGGCTGCAATCCTGACGAGTGCTGGAGCTTTGAGCAGAAAGAGGACATCAAGCTACCTCTCCTTATGTCAAAACTCGCAGAATGTGAGGAACCTTTCAGGTATCTTAACACTGATATCAAATTTTCATATGCTATAATGAGAAAGGACAATTTGTCAAAAGTAAGTTACAAGGTACCACTAAAAGCAAAATTTGCCAGATTATCCGATATGAAAAAGTATGTCGACAAGCGCATTAATGTTGTTTGTTCCCTCATGTCAGGAGATCTTGGCGATGATAAATACTCCGTCTATAAGGTATGTGATGGAACTTCAAATAAGCAGGTATATGCTGTATTGCCTTCGCATAATGTCGTTTATGAAAATGCGCTTCTCAAAGAGGAAAGTTATGGAAATGTTCTGGAGCTGCATAATGTTCTTGTTAAGTACAACAAAGATAAGGGTGCATACAATCTGCTTTTGAGCAAACAAAGTATTGTTAAAAAGGCGGAGTGA
- a CDS encoding GyrI-like domain-containing protein: MKFDRIPIGKFSLMTHLTQKALRLYDQKGLLVPEAKDAFSGYRCYTSHQIERGVKIRMLSWMGFGLDEISSLLDAEILRDNEFIGEMMQKRYTETQLEIRRLQKIQNLLLNQTDTLELISMSVSEPTTKEIPKMRVLSMRETGSYEVTIGKLVGELLGFVGNSSRAGKNIKLTGPVMFLCHDKEYRENDADIEVSLPISGNIGLETPSIVLTTLPAIKAVSVIHKGPYQEVDVAYSRIFEYMAENGMEQAGSSRSLYLNDPNEVPEEDLLTEVQVPIK; the protein is encoded by the coding sequence ATGAAATTCGATCGAATACCAATTGGTAAATTCTCACTAATGACACACTTAACCCAAAAAGCTCTAAGGTTATATGACCAGAAAGGACTTCTTGTTCCCGAAGCAAAAGATGCTTTCTCAGGCTACAGATGCTACACTTCCCATCAGATCGAAAGGGGTGTTAAGATTCGTATGCTATCGTGGATGGGATTCGGGCTGGATGAAATATCCTCTTTGTTGGATGCAGAAATACTAAGGGATAATGAATTCATTGGTGAGATGATGCAAAAAAGATATACTGAAACTCAGCTGGAGATCCGGAGGCTTCAAAAAATACAGAATCTTTTGCTCAATCAGACAGACACACTGGAGTTGATTAGTATGTCAGTATCAGAACCAACAACGAAAGAAATACCAAAGATGCGTGTACTTAGTATGCGTGAAACAGGAAGTTATGAAGTAACGATTGGAAAACTGGTCGGCGAATTGCTTGGGTTTGTTGGGAATTCAAGTAGAGCAGGTAAAAATATTAAGTTGACTGGTCCGGTAATGTTCCTTTGTCATGATAAAGAGTATAGGGAAAATGATGCGGATATAGAAGTTTCACTACCAATCTCAGGCAACATTGGCTTGGAAACACCCTCTATTGTCCTTACGACACTACCTGCTATTAAGGCAGTATCTGTGATCCATAAAGGACCATATCAGGAAGTTGATGTTGCATATTCCCGTATTTTCGAATATATGGCTGAAAATGGGATGGAACAGGCAGGTTCTTCAAGATCCCTCTATCTTAATGATCCTAATGAGGTTCCAGAGGAGGACTTATTGACAGAAGTACAGGTCCCGATAAAATAA
- a CDS encoding ferritin family protein: MLSEIPIDLETVDKKNIDKELMRLSMIAELDAVNLYEQMASLTDDEELRAILLDIAREEMIHVAMFETVLMEVDDEYLKVLAEYSLARS; encoded by the coding sequence ATGTTATCAGAAATACCGATTGACCTAGAAACAGTGGACAAGAAAAATATTGATAAGGAACTCATGCGACTTTCCATGATAGCTGAACTGGATGCTGTCAACCTTTATGAGCAAATGGCTTCCCTGACCGATGACGAAGAGCTCAGGGCGATACTTCTTGATATTGCAAGAGAAGAAATGATCCATGTGGCCATGTTTGAGACGGTGCTGATGGAAGTGGATGATGAATATCTTAAGGTTCTTGCAGAATACTCCCTTGCAAGGAGCTGA
- a CDS encoding ferritin-like domain-containing protein, translated as MLSKIPIDFSKVAAEDINKEILRLGIIAELDAISLYEQMAALTDNNEVKRVLLDVAKEEKTHVGEFQTLLLKEDEQQDYELKMGKKEVEEKLGK; from the coding sequence ATGCTGTCAAAAATACCGATCGACTTTTCAAAAGTAGCAGCTGAAGATATCAATAAAGAGATTCTGAGGCTTGGAATAATTGCTGAACTGGATGCCATAAGTCTCTATGAGCAAATGGCTGCTCTTACAGATAATAATGAAGTAAAACGGGTCCTTCTGGATGTTGCAAAAGAAGAAAAGACCCATGTAGGTGAGTTTCAGACACTTTTACTGAAAGAAGATGAACAGCAGGACTATGAGCTAAAGATGGGTAAAAAGGAAGTTGAAGAAAAGCTTGGAAAATAA
- a CDS encoding ABC transporter ATP-binding protein, which produces MLNVEGLGFNYKTRKVLEQIHFNLRPGEVLAILGPNGVGKSTLLRCINTIHPPATGTIFVDGEEVLSLEKHEVAKRIGYVPQRSEAGRLTAYDAILLGRKPHIGWNIKEKDHRIVESIIMKLELKELALRYINEMSGGELQRVAIARALVQEPKLLLLDEPTSSLDLKKQLEILRTVRHVVKANRVSAVITMHDINLALRFADRYIFLKDGTIFAHGGHEVVVPETIEQVYGVSATVEELNGFRIVIPNEE; this is translated from the coding sequence ATGTTGAACGTAGAAGGACTTGGCTTCAATTATAAGACAAGAAAAGTACTCGAACAGATCCACTTCAACTTAAGACCAGGGGAAGTCCTTGCTATTCTCGGACCAAACGGTGTAGGGAAATCAACACTTCTCAGATGCATCAATACAATACATCCGCCTGCTACAGGAACGATCTTTGTTGATGGCGAAGAGGTCCTTTCCCTTGAAAAACATGAGGTCGCAAAGAGGATAGGTTACGTTCCGCAACGTTCTGAAGCCGGAAGGCTCACTGCCTATGATGCAATCCTGCTTGGAAGGAAACCGCATATTGGCTGGAACATTAAAGAAAAGGACCACAGGATCGTTGAATCCATTATAATGAAGCTGGAACTAAAAGAACTGGCACTCAGGTACATCAACGAGATGAGTGGCGGGGAACTTCAACGGGTTGCAATAGCAAGAGCACTAGTTCAAGAACCTAAGCTATTGCTACTTGATGAACCGACCAGCAGTCTTGACCTTAAGAAACAACTGGAGATATTGCGTACGGTCAGGCATGTCGTGAAAGCGAACAGAGTATCTGCTGTCATAACAATGCATGACATAAACCTTGCACTCCGGTTCGCTGACAGGTATATATTCCTGAAGGACGGGACGATCTTCGCTCACGGAGGACATGAAGTAGTCGTGCCTGAAACTATAGAACAGGTATACGGTGTTTCAGCAACCGTAGAAGAATTAAACGGATTCCGCATCGTTATACCAAATGAGGAATGA